Proteins co-encoded in one Sinobacterium norvegicum genomic window:
- a CDS encoding anthranilate synthase component II, translated as MLLMIDNYDSFTYNVVQYLGELGADVQVYRNDEITIEQIKTLAPDHIVISPGPCTPNEAGISMKVIEEFAGKLPILGICLGHQSIGQVFGGNIVRAGRVMHGKISPVFHNNSGVFSQLSLPFNATRYHSLVIDKETLPACLELTAWTEYEDGRIEEIMGVRHKELVIEGVQFHPESILTEHGHDLLANFLRYTSGRR; from the coding sequence ATGTTATTAATGATCGATAATTACGACTCTTTTACTTACAACGTCGTGCAATATTTGGGTGAGCTCGGCGCTGATGTGCAGGTGTATCGCAACGATGAAATAACCATCGAGCAGATTAAAACACTGGCGCCAGACCATATTGTTATTTCCCCAGGCCCCTGTACCCCTAATGAGGCTGGCATTTCGATGAAAGTCATTGAGGAGTTTGCTGGCAAGCTGCCTATCTTAGGGATTTGTTTGGGGCATCAGAGTATTGGCCAAGTGTTTGGCGGCAATATCGTACGTGCCGGGCGGGTGATGCATGGTAAGATATCGCCGGTTTTTCATAACAACAGTGGTGTATTTAGTCAGCTTTCTCTGCCCTTTAATGCCACCCGTTATCACTCGTTGGTAATCGATAAAGAGACGTTGCCAGCCTGCTTAGAGCTGACGGCGTGGACTGAATATGAAGATGGCCGCATCGAAGAAATCATGGGTGTGCGTCACAAAGAGCTGGTGATAGAGGGGGTGCAGTTCCACCCAGAGTCTATCTTGACTGAACATGGCCATGACTTACTGGCCAATTTTTTACGTTATACCAGCGGCCGCCGCTAG
- the trpD gene encoding anthranilate phosphoribosyltransferase codes for MDIQQAIARLMDGESLTTAEMTEVMTAVMTGAATDAQIGGLLVALRMKGETVEELVGAATVMRALSTKVTVEGENLVDIVGTGGDGSSLFNVSTASSFVAAAAGAQVAKHGNRSVTSRSGSADLLEAAGVRLDLTAEQVALAVKEVGLGFMFAVNHHSAMKHAIGPRKELKARTIFNLLGPLTNPAGVTNLSLGVFSKAWVRPYAEAMRQLGAEHVIVAHSEDGLDEFSIAAKTFVAELKDGVITEYTVVPEDFGLQRGSLEDVVVSGPDESLAMIKAAFSQSNETATDMVAMNAGAALYCANIASTLKEGVAMAQDAIGSGAAKHKLAELAEFTQTLIAANK; via the coding sequence ATGGATATACAGCAGGCGATTGCCCGTCTAATGGACGGAGAAAGCTTAACCACAGCAGAGATGACCGAGGTGATGACGGCGGTGATGACCGGCGCTGCAACCGATGCCCAAATTGGCGGTTTACTGGTCGCCTTGAGAATGAAGGGTGAGACTGTTGAAGAGCTTGTCGGCGCCGCGACAGTGATGCGAGCGCTATCAACCAAGGTGACGGTTGAGGGTGAAAACCTCGTTGATATTGTCGGTACCGGTGGTGATGGCTCCAGCCTTTTTAATGTCTCGACAGCCTCCAGTTTTGTTGCTGCAGCGGCCGGTGCGCAGGTGGCGAAGCACGGAAATCGCTCGGTGACCTCTCGTTCCGGCAGTGCCGATTTGCTTGAGGCCGCCGGCGTCAGGCTGGATCTTACCGCCGAGCAGGTGGCGCTGGCGGTAAAAGAAGTGGGCCTCGGCTTTATGTTTGCCGTAAACCACCACAGCGCGATGAAGCATGCTATTGGCCCGCGTAAGGAATTAAAGGCCAGAACCATTTTTAATCTTTTGGGGCCGTTGACTAATCCGGCGGGTGTCACCAACCTGTCGCTGGGTGTGTTCTCCAAGGCTTGGGTGCGTCCCTATGCCGAGGCGATGCGCCAGCTGGGTGCTGAACACGTGATAGTGGCGCATTCCGAAGACGGTCTCGATGAATTCAGTATTGCTGCCAAGACCTTTGTCGCCGAATTAAAAGACGGTGTCATCACCGAGTACACCGTGGTACCAGAAGATTTTGGTCTGCAGCGCGGTTCTCTGGAGGATGTGGTTGTCAGTGGCCCAGATGAGAGTTTGGCGATGATTAAGGCGGCCTTCAGCCAGAGCAATGAGACAGCAACCGATATGGTGGCGATGAACGCCGGTGCAGCCCTTTACTGCGCCAATATCGCATCGACCTTAAAAGAAGGTGTTGCGATGGCCCAGGATGCTATTGGCTCCGGTGCCGCGAAACACAAGCTTGCCGAGTTGGCAGAATTTACCCAGACGCTAATCGCGGCTAATAAATAA
- the trpE gene encoding anthranilate synthase component I: MTPQQYAELAAQPYNRIPVVRQVLADMDTPVSAYLKLADGPYSYLFESVQGGEKWGRYSIIGLPCKTLLKVQGSLVEVITDGEVIESLSSDDPLEFIEQFQARYRVPDLADLPMFNGGLVGYFGYDTVRYIEKRLKDSCPDDQIGTPDILLMVSEDVLIFDNLSGILHLITHADPSDEQAYDKAQARLDELERKLPLPGPALDTLAIHDDGQGDMTEDDFISVFGQQAFEQAVKEIKEFVLAGDVMQVVPSQRLQVPFTAQPINLYRSLRRLNPSPYMYFINMDDFHIVGSSPEILARVENGEVAVRPIAGTRRRGYDEAEDIALEEELLADPKEIAEHLMLIDLGRNDAARVSTIGSVVVGEQMLVERYSHVMHIVSNVSGKIKDGCSSMDVLRATLPAGTLSGAPKIRAMEIIDQYEPVKRGIYGGAVGYLSWNGNMDTAIAIRTAVIKDNILNVQAGAGVVADSVPKLEWKETMNKARAIFRAAIMAHPQ, from the coding sequence ATGACACCACAACAATACGCTGAGCTTGCGGCCCAGCCCTATAACCGTATTCCGGTTGTTCGCCAAGTACTTGCCGATATGGATACCCCTGTGTCGGCCTATCTCAAACTCGCCGATGGGCCTTACTCCTACCTGTTTGAATCCGTTCAGGGTGGTGAGAAGTGGGGGCGCTATTCGATTATTGGCCTGCCCTGTAAAACCCTGTTAAAGGTGCAGGGCTCGCTGGTGGAGGTCATTACTGACGGTGAGGTGATAGAATCGCTGTCCAGCGACGACCCGCTCGAGTTTATCGAGCAGTTTCAAGCCCGTTATCGTGTCCCAGACCTGGCTGACCTGCCGATGTTTAACGGCGGCTTGGTAGGGTATTTTGGCTATGACACCGTGCGCTATATCGAGAAACGACTCAAAGACAGCTGCCCCGATGATCAAATTGGCACGCCAGACATTCTGCTAATGGTCTCTGAGGATGTGCTGATCTTCGACAACCTGTCGGGTATTTTGCACCTGATCACCCACGCCGACCCCAGTGATGAGCAGGCTTACGATAAAGCCCAGGCTCGCTTGGATGAATTGGAGCGAAAGCTGCCTCTTCCCGGGCCGGCCTTGGATACCCTTGCCATCCATGATGACGGTCAGGGTGATATGACTGAGGATGATTTCATCTCAGTCTTCGGTCAGCAGGCATTTGAGCAGGCGGTGAAGGAAATTAAAGAGTTTGTCCTCGCCGGTGATGTCATGCAGGTGGTGCCCTCGCAGCGTCTGCAGGTGCCGTTTACCGCTCAGCCGATCAACCTCTATCGCTCATTGCGCCGGTTAAACCCATCACCCTATATGTATTTTATCAATATGGATGATTTCCATATTGTCGGCTCGTCGCCGGAGATTCTCGCCCGGGTTGAAAACGGTGAGGTGGCGGTGCGACCGATAGCGGGTACCCGCCGCCGTGGTTATGACGAGGCTGAAGATATCGCCTTGGAAGAAGAGTTATTGGCTGACCCGAAAGAAATTGCCGAGCACTTGATGTTGATCGATCTTGGTCGTAATGATGCCGCCAGAGTCTCAACCATTGGCAGCGTTGTTGTTGGTGAGCAAATGTTGGTCGAGCGCTACTCCCATGTCATGCATATTGTGTCGAATGTCAGCGGCAAAATTAAAGACGGCTGCAGCTCGATGGATGTGCTGCGGGCAACCCTACCAGCCGGCACATTAAGCGGTGCACCCAAGATACGAGCGATGGAAATCATCGATCAATACGAGCCGGTCAAGCGAGGTATTTACGGTGGTGCTGTCGGCTACCTGTCGTGGAATGGCAATATGGATACGGCCATCGCCATCCGTACCGCGGTGATTAAAGATAACATCTTAAACGTTCAGGCTGGTGCCGGAGTTGTTGCCGACTCTGTGCCAAAACTGGAGTGGAAGGAAACCATGAACAAGGCGCGAGCAATCTTCCGCGCTGCCATTATGGCCCACCCTCAGTAA
- the rpe gene encoding ribulose-phosphate 3-epimerase produces MADYQIAPSILSADFARLGEEVENVLAAGADIVHFDVMDNHYVPNLTFGPMICSALRDYGITAPIDVHLMVSPVDSLITEFAKAGATYITFHPGGSEHIDRSLQLIKDLGCKAGLVLNPATSPEELKYVIDKLDMILLMSVNPGFGGQKFIPSVLDKVVEVRRMIDASGRDIRLEIDGGVTPDNIREIAAAGVDTFVAGSAIFNKPDYKDAIDALRSELAKA; encoded by the coding sequence ATGGCTGATTATCAAATTGCCCCATCTATCCTATCTGCGGACTTTGCCCGCCTGGGCGAGGAAGTGGAAAACGTGTTGGCCGCCGGTGCCGATATTGTGCATTTCGATGTGATGGATAATCACTACGTTCCCAATCTCACCTTTGGTCCGATGATCTGCTCGGCGCTGCGCGACTACGGTATAACAGCGCCCATCGACGTGCACCTGATGGTCAGCCCTGTTGATAGCTTGATTACTGAGTTCGCCAAGGCCGGTGCCACCTATATCACTTTCCACCCCGGTGGCAGTGAGCACATTGACCGCTCGCTACAGCTGATTAAGGACTTGGGTTGCAAGGCCGGTTTGGTACTCAACCCTGCCACCTCACCAGAAGAGCTCAAATATGTTATCGACAAGCTCGATATGATTCTGTTGATGTCGGTAAACCCTGGTTTTGGCGGCCAGAAATTCATTCCTTCAGTATTGGATAAGGTGGTCGAAGTACGCCGCATGATCGATGCCAGTGGCCGTGATATCCGTCTTGAGATCGATGGTGGTGTGACCCCGGATAACATCCGAGAGATTGCCGCCGCCGGTGTCGATACCTTTGTCGCTGGCTCGGCTATTTTCAACAAACCTGATTATAAAGATGCGATTGATGCGCTGCGCTCAGAACTCGCCAAGGCCTAA
- a CDS encoding phosphoglycolate phosphatase: MQVTKPQAVLFDLDGTLVDSVPDIALALDAALAELSLAEAGIDRVRDWVGNGARILVVRGLAWGLQQTTESLSTEQIDRAEQLFRQHYSRYLNQASALYSGVTEYLSWLHAQAVPMAVVTNKPIAFVPALLSGLGIDGFFDVVLGGDSVDNSKPHPQMLLVACQRLGVEPQQCWMVGDSCNDIEAARAAEMPVVGVSYGYNHGRDIALDRPDRVVDSLNELIM, from the coding sequence ATGCAGGTGACAAAACCACAGGCGGTATTATTTGATCTCGATGGCACTCTGGTCGACAGCGTGCCCGATATCGCTCTCGCCCTCGATGCCGCACTGGCTGAGTTATCATTGGCCGAGGCGGGTATTGATCGTGTGCGGGACTGGGTGGGCAACGGCGCTCGAATATTGGTCGTTCGCGGACTTGCCTGGGGCTTGCAGCAGACGACAGAGTCGCTGTCCACCGAGCAGATAGATCGAGCTGAACAGTTGTTTCGCCAGCATTACAGCCGTTACCTTAATCAGGCCAGTGCTCTTTACAGTGGCGTCACAGAGTACCTGTCTTGGTTACATGCTCAGGCTGTGCCAATGGCTGTTGTCACCAACAAACCGATAGCCTTTGTGCCGGCCTTGTTGAGCGGCTTGGGGATTGATGGTTTCTTTGACGTGGTATTGGGTGGTGATAGTGTCGATAACAGCAAGCCGCATCCGCAAATGCTGCTAGTGGCCTGTCAGCGGCTCGGCGTTGAGCCACAGCAGTGCTGGATGGTAGGCGATTCCTGTAACGATATCGAGGCAGCCAGGGCGGCGGAGATGCCGGTTGTCGGTGTTAGCTATGGCTATAACCATGGCCGCGACATCGCTCTCGATCGCCCCGACCGGGTGGTGGACAGCCTGAACGAATTGATTATGTAG